The DNA region GTCGCCGACCTCGAGCAGGCGGCCGTCACGGCGCTGCGCGAGGACGGTGCCCGCGCGCTCGCCTATACGCCGGGTGGGTACCCCCCGCTGCGCGAGTGGATTGCCGAGCGTCACGCGGTCGATCCGTCGCGCGTGCTGCTCGTCAACGGCTCGCTACAGGGAGTGGCGTTCCTGGCCCAGCACCTGTTCCTGGGCAGGGGCGGGTCGGCGGTGGTCGAGGATCCGACATACGACCGCACGCTCATCTCGCTTCGCACCTTCGGTGCCGAGGTCGCCGCGGTGCCGCTGACGCCGGAGGGCATCGACGTCGACGAGCTGGAGCGCACGCTCGACGGCGCGGCGAGCGTCCGGCTGCTCTATGTGATCCCGACGTTCCAGAACCCCGCGGGCGTGTCGCTCCCAGAGGAGGGCCGGCGGCGCGTCGTCGCGCTCGCACGCGACCGGGGCATCCTGGTCGTCGAGGACGACCCGTACGGGCTGCTCCGGTTCGAGGGCTCGCCGGCGCCGACGTTGCACCAGATCGACGGCGGCGACAACGTGGTCTACTCCTCGTCGTTCACCAAGACCGTCGCCCCCGGGATCCGCACCGGATACCTCGTCCTGCCCGAGCGGCTCGCACCCGGTCTCGCGAAGCTGTCCGAGAACACCTACATCGCCCCGAACACGTTCGCCGAGGCCGCGCTGGCCGCGTACTGCCGCGCCGGACGGTTCGAGCCGAACGTCGAGCGGGCGACCGCCACGTTGAAGGAGCGCCGCGACGCGATGGAGGCGGCGCTGCAAGAGCACTTCCCGGAGGGCGCGCGCTGGACGACCCCGCAGGGCGGCTACTTCTACTGGGTCGACCTGCCGGACGCCATCGACACCGCTGCGCTGCTCCCTGAGGCCGCCGAGCGCGGGGTGCCCTACGTCAGCGGCGGCGACTTCTGCGCTGGCGGCGGCGGCCGCTCGTCGCTCCGCCTGGCTTTCAGCGCCGTGCCGCCGGATCGGATCGCCGAGGGCGTTGCCCGGCTGGGCGCGCTGCTCAGCGAGCAGCTGGCGCCCGCCTCCGTCTGACGCTCGCGCCGTCGCCCGGAATCGGTCAGGCGACGCCGGCCGCGACGCGTCCACCGGACAGCCACCCGGGAGGCGTGAACTGCGGAGCGGCGTCGACCAGTCGCGCCTGCGGTGGCGCGACCATCTGACCCTTCAGGGCCGGGCGGAAGGTGGGGCAGGGCTCAGCGAGGTCCAGCGCACAGAGGCTCGTCTTGCGAAAGAAACAATCGTTGCAGGTGACGCATCGAGCCTTGTGTGCCACGTTGAGGGACCTTTCGTCGAGGAGTGAAACCCGGTCGGAGAGAGCGCAGTGTAGGGATCGCCACTACCGCCATCCAGTGTTGCCTCATCGGAATATGCGCTGTTTGCGGCAGATCGATTTCACCAAATCCTCACCCCGGCGGGAGGCGTCTGATGACCGCCAGCGCCTGCGTGAAACTCGTCACTCCGATCACATGGATGCGTCCATGGGCGGCCGCCCTGGCGTCCCTCAGGTTGTCGCCGACAGGGACCAGGAAGGTGTCCGCGCCGGCCTCGATGGCGCCCACCGTCTTCTGCTGAACGCCGCCGATGGCGTGCACCGTGCCGGCCACGTCGAGCTCGCCCGTCACGGCGATCTTGTGCCCGTCCAGCAGGTGCCGGCCGCTCAGCGAGTCGTAGATCTCGAGGGCGAAGCCCAGCCCCGCCGACGGCCCTCCGATGTCGCCGGTGTCGATCTTGACCGGGATCGGAAGCTTGCCGAATCGGACGGCGTCAGCGACGGACACGCCGATGATCGCGTGCACCGGCGGCTTGGGCGACCTGATGGTGGGCACGGTGACCTTGCCCGCCTGCCGCAGCGTGAGCCGCACCGACTGCCCCGGGTGGACGGGACGCATGTCGTCGATCATGTCCTGCGCCGAGCGCACGGGGTCGCCGTTGACCGACGTGACGACATCGCCCGACTCGATGCCGGCCTTTGCCGCCGGGTCACCGGACTCGATCCCGACCAGCAGGGCGCCCTGCCGGATCAGGGGCACGCGCTTGCCGAGCCCTCGCTCGGCCACCACCTTCGCGGTCTGCTGCGATGTGGCCATGGCGTGGAAGTCCTGCTGCACGCGCTGCTGGTTCGACTGGCCGGGGGCGAGGATCTCCCGGTCGGGCACGAGGCTGGCTCCGTCGACGAGGTGCTCCGCCCAGAGCTTCTGGATCAGGTTCGCGTGCAGCAGGTTGACGTCGACGAAGTAGAACCCGGTGTCCTTCGCCGGCGGCCGGCCGCCCCGCGCGTGCACAACCTTCGCGAGCGGGTGCGCGGGGTCAGGGAGGAACGCGTAGTACCCGGACTGCTTCTCCCACCCGTAGGTGAACGCGCCGGCGACGAGCGCGAAGGCCAGGGCCAGAGCGACCGGCCAGCGAGGCCTGCGGAGCTGCGTCACCCGCCTGCCACCGCGAGCGATCCGCCCACCGTCACCACGGCGATGACGGCCAGCCCGAGCACCGTCAGCGGCGTGAGGCGGCTGTACGCGAGGTTCCCCCGACCGTAGCCGGACAGCACCACGCCGGTGGCGATGCCTCCGAGCAGCCCGCCGATGTGGCCGCCGATCGAGATCCCGGGCACGCCGAAGGTGAACAGCAGGTTGATGAGGAGCAGGCCGCCGATCGACCCGCCGAGCAGCGCCGTCCCGCGCTGCCGCTCCAGCACGAGCAGCGCGCCCATGACGCCGAAGATCGCTCCGGAGGCGCCGGCGGATTGCGCGTCCGGCGTCACCACCAGCGCGCCGAAGCTGCCGGCGAGCAGCGAGAGCAGGTAGATCAGGCCGAAGCGCACCGAGCCGGCGTACCGCTCGAGCGCCGACCCCAGGATGTAGAGCGCGTACATGTTGAAGGCGATGTGGAGCGGGCCGTAGTGGATGAAGCCCGAGGAGACGAGCCGGTACCAGTCGCCGTGCTCGACGGCCGGTCCGAACAGGGCCAGCCGGTTTCCCAGCGAGTTGAGCGCGCCGCCGCCGCCGAACAGCCCGCCGCCGCCACTGCCAAGCCGGTTGGTCGCGACGAACAGCAGGACGTTCGCCGCGATGATGGCGTAGGTCAGCCGCGGCTCGTTTGCCATCAGGAAGGCGGGCGTGCTGGTGCGCGTACGCTGCGATGCGCACTCGGGGCACCGCACGCCGACGGGCGTCTGCCGCATGCAGTCCGTGCAGATCGGCCGGCCGCAGTTGGAGCAGCTGACGGCCGTCTCGCGATCGGGGTGTCGGTAGCAGGTTTCCATCGTGTCAACCTGCCCAATTGTAGGTAGCCAATATTGCTACCAGATTCCGCGCAGGGCCCCACCGTCGACCGGGATCACCGTGCCGGTGATGTACCCGGCCTGCGGTGAGCAGAGGAACGCGACGGTCGCTCCGACCTCGGCCGGGTCGCCGAGGCGGCGCGCGGGGATCGCCTGCAGATCGCGGTCACGGGCGGCGTCCGGGTCGGACTGGTGCTGCCACAGCTCACGGGCGCGCGGCGTGTCGATCTTGCCCGGTGCAATCGTGTTGACGGTGATGCCATCCGGGCCGAGCTCGTGGGAGAGCGTCTTGGCCCACCCCACCACACCGGGCCGCAGCGCGTTCGAGAGCATCAGGTTCGGGATCGGCTCGCGCACCGACCACGACGTGATGTTGACGACGCGTCCGCGCCCGCTCGCCTTGAGATGCGGCAGCGCCAGCCGCGTCAGCCGTACGGCCGAGTTGAGGGACAGCTCGAACGCCTCGGCCCACGCCTCCTCCGGCGTCGACTCGAACGTCCCCGGCGGCGGCCCGCCGGCGTTGTTGACGACGATGTCGAGGCGTCCGCGCTCGGCGACCGTACGCTGCACCGCCTGCTCGAGCGCGGCGCGGTCGCGCACGTCTCCTGCGACGGCGATCGCACCCTCGACGCCCGACGCGGCCTGCTCCAGGCGCTCCGGCGTGCGGGCGAGCATGGTGACGGCGCAGCCCTCGGCGGCCAGGGTTCGCGCGATGGCGAGCCCCATGCCGGACGATGCGCCGCCGACGATCGCGGCGGTTCCCTCGAGTCCCAGCTCCATCGCCGGTACGATAGGCCGCCATGCGGTACGGCCCCATCGATTCCTCGCAGTCGCCGCGGTTCACCGGCGTGCGGACGTTCATGCGGTTGCCCTACGTGGAGACGCTGGACGACGTCGACGTCGCGGTGATCGGCGTGCCGATCGACGACGCGGTGTCGTTCAAGTCGGGCGCGCGGTTCGGTCCCGAGGGCATCCGCAGCGCGTCGGTGCTGCTGCGGCCCTACAACCAGCGGCTGCGGGTCGACGTGACCGAGCACCTCTCGCTGATCGACCACGGAGACGCCCCGACCGTGCCGGGCTACCACGAGGAGACGCTGAAGCGGATCCAGGCGCACCTCGAGCCGGTGCACCGGGCGGGCGTGATCCCGCTCTGCCTCGGCGGCGACCACTCGATGGTGCTCGGCGAGCTGCGTGCTGCCGCGGCCGTCCACGGCCCGCTCGCGCTTGTCCACCTGGATGCGCACGCGGACATCTGGGAGTCCTACTACGGCGCCCGGTACTTCCACGGCACGGTGTTCAAGCGGGCGGTGGAGGAGGGGCTGGTCGATGCGCACGCCTCGGTGCAGGCCGGCATGCGGGGGACGCTCTACGGCGAGAGCGACATCGAGGCGCCGCGCGAGCTCGGCTACGACGCGATCTACTGGGACGAGCTGGAGCAGCTGGGGCCTCAGGCGTACGGCGACCGCGTGCGGGCGCGCGTGGGCGACCGGCCGGCGTTCCTGTCGTTCGACATCGACTTCGTCGACCCGGCGTTCGCGCCGGCCACGGGCACGCCCGAGGTGGGCGGGCCGTCGAGCGGGCAGGCGCTCGCCTTCGTGCGCGCGCTGACTGGGATCGACTTCCGCGCATTCGACTGCGTCGAGGTGGCGCCGGTCTACGACCAGCCGGCCAACATCACCGCATGGGTGGCGGCCAGCGCCTGCTTCGAGATGCTGTCGCTGCTGGCGCTGCGGCGCCGCGACGCGTCTGCCGGGTGACCCCGAGGGTCTGCGGCTGACGCCATGCGCGGGAGGATGGCCCTTGCTACAGACCCATCACGCCGACCAGCTCCCGCACGGCGTCGGCCGAGCGGTTCAGCTGCTGCTGCTCGTCGTCGCTGAGCTGGATCTTGATGATCTCCTCGAGGCCGGTGGCGCCGAGCCGGCACGGTACTCCCATGAAGATGCCGTCCAGCCCGAACTCGCCGGTCAGGTACGCCGCGCAGGGAAGCACGCGCTTCTGGTCGAGCACGATCGAGTCGACCATCTCGGACACCGACGCCGACGGTGCGTAGTACGCCGAGCCGGACTTGAGCAGCTTGACCACCTCGGCGCCGCCGTCGCGCGTGCGCTGGACGATCTCGGCCAGGCGGTTGTGGGGAATCAGGTCGCTGACCGGGATGCCGGCGACGTTCGTGTAGGAGACGACGGGCACCATCTGGTCGCCGTGGCCGCCGAGCACGAAGCCGGTCACGTCGCGAACCGAGACGCCCAGCTCCCAGGCGAGGAACGTGCGGAAGCGGGCGGAGTCGAGCACGCCGGCCATGCCGATCACACGCTCGCGCGGGAAGCCGGACTGCTTCAGGGCGACCTGGCACATCGCGTCGAGCGGGTTGGTGACGACGATCAGGATCGTCCCGGGCGAGCGCGAGACCAGCTCGCGGGTGACGTCGCCGACGATCTTCTGGTTCGTGGTCAGCAGGTCGTCGCGGCTCATGCCGGGCTTGCGGGCGATGCCGGAGGTGATCACGCAGATGTCCGAGCCGGCCGTCTCGTCATAGCCGTTCGTGCCGACGACGTTCGGCTCGTACCCGACCACCGGGCCCGTCTCGTTGAGGTCGAGCGCCTTGCCCTGCGGCAGGCCCTCGACGATGTCGACGAGCACGATGTCGGCGTAGTCCCGCTCAGCCAGTCGCTGTGCGGTGGTGGCGCCGACATTGCCCGCGCCGACGACCGTGATTTTGAGACGGCTCATGCTGGTGTATCCCCCCGGGGTAGAACGTCGTTTGACGTGCGAATCCGGGCGGGATTCTGGCACGAACGGCTACCATCCGGTCGAAGTCCAAGCAAGGGAAAGGCGCGCGAAGATGGCTGACAAGGGAGGGCTCGAGGGCATCGTCGTCGCGCGAAGCCGTCTCTGCTCGATCGACGGGCAGAGGGGCGTCCTGATCTACGGCGGGTACGACGTCAATGACCTCGCCGATCACTCGAGCTACGAGGAGACCTGCTTCCTGATCCTCCGCGGGCGGCTGCCGAGCGCCGAGGAGTTGGACGCTTTCCGGCGCGAGCTCGCGACCGCGCGGGCGCTGTCGGACGAGACCGAGTCGGTGATCGACATGCTGGCGAGCCACGCCGCACCGATGGAGATGCTGCGGACGGCGGTGTCGGCGGACTCGTTCGACGACCCGGACAAGAGCTCGAACGCCGAGGAGGCGAACTTCCGGAAGGCGACCCGGCTGATCGCGAAGATGCCGACGATGGTGGCGCGCTACCACCGGCGGCGGAGCGGGCAGGAGCCGGTTGCGCCGGACTCGGAGCTGGGCCACGCCGCCAACTTCCTGCACATGCTGACGGGCGAGCGGCCGGACGAGCAGGCGGCGCGGACGTTCGACGTGGCGCTGATCCTGCACGCCGACCACGAGATGAACGCGTCGACGTTCACGGCGAGGGTGATCGCATCGACGCTGTCGGACATGCATTCGGCGATCACGGGGGCGATCGGCGCGCTCAAGGGGCCGCTGCACGGGGGCGCGAACGAGCAGGTGATGCACCTGCTGATGGACATCGGTACCGACGAGAACATCGAGCAGGAGATCCGCGGCCGGCTGGCGCGCAAGGAGCGGATCATGGGCTTTGGGCACCGGGTGTACAAGACGTACGACCCACGCGCCGTGATCCTGAAGCGGTTCTCGAAGCAGCTGGCCGAGCGGTCGGACGAGCCGCACTGGTTCTCGATGAGCGAGCACATCGAAAAGGCGGTGATGGAGGAGAAGGGGCTGTACCCGAACGTGGACTTCTACTCCGCCTCCACGTACCACTACCTGGGCATCGAGACGGGCCTGTTCACGCCGATCTTCGCGATGAGCCGGGTGGTCGGCTGGGCCGCGCACGTGATCGAGCAGCACGGCGACAATCGCCTGATCCGGCCAAGCTCGGAGTACGTCGGGCCGCCCCTGCGGGCCTACGAGCCGATCGAGCAGCGCTCCGCTTCAGCAGCCGCGTAGAGCCGGGGCCACCCATACGGGTGGGGTGAGATTGCGCGTAAGGGGTTGACTCTCTTGTGCCTACGCGACACAATCGCCCAATCAGCGCCTAGCCCTGGGGGGTCTTGTTGTGCGCATCGCTCCGAATACTCCGCGCGGTTTCCGCGCCCTGAAGCTCATGGTCGTTCTTGTGCTGGTCGCGCTCGCGGCCGGGCTGACGGGGTCGTCCGCGTCTGCGGTGGGACTGGTCGTCGATCAGGCGACGGATGACGGCACTGGCAACGTCAACGGGTCGCTGAGCTTTGCAATCGAGCAGGCGAACGCTTCCACCGGGGAGACGATCACCTTCGCCTCCGGCCTCTCAACGGTGACGGAGACGGCCTCCCTCCCAGCCATCACGAAGCCCACAACCATCAGCGGAGCGAACGTGACGCTGGATGGATCAGGCGCGACGGCGGGCGCGAACGGCATCACGCTGGGTCCTGGGTCGGGCGGCTCGGAAATCGACGGTCTGACGGTCACGGGCTTCACCCGCTCGAACACCAGCGGCGGAAACGGAATCTTGGTTCAGTCCAGCGGAGACACGCTTTCCGACGTGACGGTCACGAGCAACGGTGGCTACGGGATCTACCTCTCCGACGTCTCCAATACCAGGGTAAAGGGGAATACCGTCGGTGGCTCCGGTTCGGCGGGTAACGGCTTTGGCGGGGTTCGCATCGACGGAAACTCCGGTGGCAACGCGACCGGCAACGTGATCGGCGGCTCCACCCCCGCCGATGGCAACACCATCCTGAACAACGCGAACAACCAGATCTATATGGAAGGCAGCACCAGCGCCAGCCAAGCGAACCACAACACCATCGAGCACAACACCATCACAAACTCGCCGTCGTCCTCGGCGAACGGCGTGGCGATCATCGGCAACCTAAACGTAATCTCCAACAACGCCATCTCAGGCACTGCCGGCCCGGCCATCGTCATCCGCACCGACAGCTCAGGTAACACGATCTCTCACAACTCGCTGACGGTTACTGGCTTCCCGCAGATCAAGCAGGAGGCCGGATCAAGCAACGATGGTCAGGTGCCGCCGATTCTCGAGTCCGTCGACGCCGGCGGCAACGTCGTGGCGGATGCGCCCGTCGCCACCGGACATAGCTTCACGACTGAGTTCTTCGCCTCCGCCGCCTGTGACCAGGCGGCGCAGTTCTTAGAGGCAGACACCTTCAACTCGGGGCAGCAGCGAACCATCGCGCTGAATCTCCCGAGTGGGTTGGACAAGGTGACCGCCACCGCGACGGACGATACGACCCACGACACGTCCACGCTTTCCAACGCGGTCGACCCGGCTCAGGACTGCGGCGCCCCGCCGGCGACGCATGCGGATCTCAGTACGGATATCTCGGCTCCGGCGACAGTAGCGGCGGGGAACTCGGTTACGTACGACGCTTCAGTGTCAAACGCGGGCCCGGCCAACTCCGGCTTCACGCTCACGGTTACACTCGATTCGTCTGAGACATTCGTCAGCGCGCCAGCCGGCTGTTCGAACGCTAGCGGTACGGTCACGTGCACAGGAACGCAGACAGCGGGCGCAGCAGCGGCTCATTTCTCGATCGTCGCTTCAACTCCGTCGTCCCAGGCAGCGGGCGCGACGCTATCGACGTCATCTTCTGTCGCTGCCAACGCCCCGGTGACCGATCCGATCGCTGGGAACGACGGTCCAAAGACCGCGACGACAACTGTGACAAATCAGGCTGATCTGTCGGTGACGGTTGCGAATCATGTTTCGACGTCGCCGGTGATCGCTGGGTCGCCTGCGCAGGGGTCGTTCTCGACCCAGGCGACGGTGTCGAATGGTGGGCCGTCGGATAGCCACGGCTACAAGGTGACGTATTCGCTGGGGACGAGTGGTGGTGGACAGGCGCCGACGGACGTGGCGTTCGCTTCCCCGGGTGGCTCGGGTTGTGTGTATGGCGCGACGCATCAGATAGTGGTGTGTACGGAGCAGACGAGTTTGACGCCGGCGTCTGGGTCGAATACGAGCGAGGTAGCGCCGCAGCAGACGGTGGTGGCGTCGAGTGCTGCGCTTGGTGATTACACGGTGACAGCGGCGGTGCTGCCGATCTCGCCTGTGACTGACCCGGATACAAGCGGCGCGAGCCAGGATAGCGACGTCGCCACGACGAACGTGACCGCCCAGGCCGATTTATCCGTAACGGGTGTGTCTAGCACGCCGACGAATGCGCCAGTGGTCGCTGGTGGGCCGGTTGCTGCGTCGGGATCGTTCTCGGTCCAGGCGACGGTGTCGAATGGTGGGCCGTCGGATAGCCACGGCTACAAGGTCACCTATGCGCTGGCAACGACCGGTGGCAGTGGTCAGACGCTAACAGATGTTGGGTTTGTGTCCCTACCGACTGGGTGCTCGCTCACCGCGGCTGGTGTGGATGACAGCGTTGATTGCTCGAGGTCGACGAGCCTGAGCGGCTCGTCGCATGGCAGTGAGGCGGCGCAATCGCTGACTGTGCAAGCGGCTAGCTCAGCGCTCGGTGGCTACACGGTCACAGCCACCGTGTCTCCGAGCGCTGCCGTGACGCAGCCGCCCGGGAACGATCCCAATCAGGATCGCGCATCGGCGACGCAGAACGTGACGGCGCAAGCTGATCTGAAGGTAACGGGTGTCGTGAGTACTCCCTCGAGTGCGCCTGTCGTTGCTGGCGGGCACGCGCCGGGGTCAGGCTCATTCACGACGCAGGCGACGGTGGCGAATGCTGGGCCGTCTGATAGCCACGGCTACAAGGTGACTTATGCATTGGGGACGACCGGGGCCAGTGGCCAAACGTTGGCAGATGTGGGCTTCGTGTCGCTGCCGACCGGGTGCTCCTTCACTACAGCGGGGCTGGACGATAGTGTGGATTGCACCAAGTCTACGAGCTTGAGCGGCTCAGCGCATCAGAGCGAGACGGCCCAGACGCTTGAAGTTGACGCGGCTAGCTCGGCGCTTGGGGATTACACGGTCACAGCTACCGTGTCTCCGAGCGCTCCGGTGACCCAGCCGTCCGGGAATGACCCGAATCAAGATCATGCGTCCGCCGCGACCGCTGTGGTGGCGCGGGCGAACCTTTCGGTGACGAAGTCTGGCTCTAGCTTCAACAACAACTACCTGGTCAGTGGTACCGAGTCAGCCAACCTTGTATATGCCAACCTCGACGCGACGAAGAACGTCGTGACGTATACGATCACGATCACCGCGCTTGGCGGCCCGTCAGATG from Gaiellales bacterium includes:
- a CDS encoding PLP-dependent aminotransferase family protein; translation: VADLEQAAVTALREDGARALAYTPGGYPPLREWIAERHAVDPSRVLLVNGSLQGVAFLAQHLFLGRGGSAVVEDPTYDRTLISLRTFGAEVAAVPLTPEGIDVDELERTLDGAASVRLLYVIPTFQNPAGVSLPEEGRRRVVALARDRGILVVEDDPYGLLRFEGSPAPTLHQIDGGDNVVYSSSFTKTVAPGIRTGYLVLPERLAPGLAKLSENTYIAPNTFAEAALAAYCRAGRFEPNVERATATLKERRDAMEAALQEHFPEGARWTTPQGGYFYWVDLPDAIDTAALLPEAAERGVPYVSGGDFCAGGGGRSSLRLAFSAVPPDRIAEGVARLGALLSEQLAPASV
- a CDS encoding PDZ domain-containing protein encodes the protein MTQLRRPRWPVALALAFALVAGAFTYGWEKQSGYYAFLPDPAHPLAKVVHARGGRPPAKDTGFYFVDVNLLHANLIQKLWAEHLVDGASLVPDREILAPGQSNQQRVQQDFHAMATSQQTAKVVAERGLGKRVPLIRQGALLVGIESGDPAAKAGIESGDVVTSVNGDPVRSAQDMIDDMRPVHPGQSVRLTLRQAGKVTVPTIRSPKPPVHAIIGVSVADAVRFGKLPIPVKIDTGDIGGPSAGLGFALEIYDSLSGRHLLDGHKIAVTGELDVAGTVHAIGGVQQKTVGAIEAGADTFLVPVGDNLRDARAAAHGRIHVIGVTSFTQALAVIRRLPPG
- a CDS encoding rhomboid family intramembrane serine protease, with the translated sequence METCYRHPDRETAVSCSNCGRPICTDCMRQTPVGVRCPECASQRTRTSTPAFLMANEPRLTYAIIAANVLLFVATNRLGSGGGGLFGGGGALNSLGNRLALFGPAVEHGDWYRLVSSGFIHYGPLHIAFNMYALYILGSALERYAGSVRFGLIYLLSLLAGSFGALVVTPDAQSAGASGAIFGVMGALLVLERQRGTALLGGSIGGLLLINLLFTFGVPGISIGGHIGGLLGGIATGVVLSGYGRGNLAYSRLTPLTVLGLAVIAVVTVGGSLAVAGG
- a CDS encoding SDR family oxidoreductase, yielding MELGLEGTAAIVGGASSGMGLAIARTLAAEGCAVTMLARTPERLEQAASGVEGAIAVAGDVRDRAALEQAVQRTVAERGRLDIVVNNAGGPPPGTFESTPEEAWAEAFELSLNSAVRLTRLALPHLKASGRGRVVNITSWSVREPIPNLMLSNALRPGVVGWAKTLSHELGPDGITVNTIAPGKIDTPRARELWQHQSDPDAARDRDLQAIPARRLGDPAEVGATVAFLCSPQAGYITGTVIPVDGGALRGIW
- the speB gene encoding agmatinase, which codes for MRYGPIDSSQSPRFTGVRTFMRLPYVETLDDVDVAVIGVPIDDAVSFKSGARFGPEGIRSASVLLRPYNQRLRVDVTEHLSLIDHGDAPTVPGYHEETLKRIQAHLEPVHRAGVIPLCLGGDHSMVLGELRAAAAVHGPLALVHLDAHADIWESYYGARYFHGTVFKRAVEEGLVDAHASVQAGMRGTLYGESDIEAPRELGYDAIYWDELEQLGPQAYGDRVRARVGDRPAFLSFDIDFVDPAFAPATGTPEVGGPSSGQALAFVRALTGIDFRAFDCVEVAPVYDQPANITAWVAASACFEMLSLLALRRRDASAG
- the mdh gene encoding malate dehydrogenase, producing the protein MSRLKITVVGAGNVGATTAQRLAERDYADIVLVDIVEGLPQGKALDLNETGPVVGYEPNVVGTNGYDETAGSDICVITSGIARKPGMSRDDLLTTNQKIVGDVTRELVSRSPGTILIVVTNPLDAMCQVALKQSGFPRERVIGMAGVLDSARFRTFLAWELGVSVRDVTGFVLGGHGDQMVPVVSYTNVAGIPVSDLIPHNRLAEIVQRTRDGGAEVVKLLKSGSAYYAPSASVSEMVDSIVLDQKRVLPCAAYLTGEFGLDGIFMGVPCRLGATGLEEIIKIQLSDDEQQQLNRSADAVRELVGVMGL
- a CDS encoding citrate synthase, whose product is MADKGGLEGIVVARSRLCSIDGQRGVLIYGGYDVNDLADHSSYEETCFLILRGRLPSAEELDAFRRELATARALSDETESVIDMLASHAAPMEMLRTAVSADSFDDPDKSSNAEEANFRKATRLIAKMPTMVARYHRRRSGQEPVAPDSELGHAANFLHMLTGERPDEQAARTFDVALILHADHEMNASTFTARVIASTLSDMHSAITGAIGALKGPLHGGANEQVMHLLMDIGTDENIEQEIRGRLARKERIMGFGHRVYKTYDPRAVILKRFSKQLAERSDEPHWFSMSEHIEKAVMEEKGLYPNVDFYSASTYHYLGIETGLFTPIFAMSRVVGWAAHVIEQHGDNRLIRPSSEYVGPPLRAYEPIEQRSASAAA
- a CDS encoding right-handed parallel beta-helix repeat-containing protein — its product is MRIAPNTPRGFRALKLMVVLVLVALAAGLTGSSASAVGLVVDQATDDGTGNVNGSLSFAIEQANASTGETITFASGLSTVTETASLPAITKPTTISGANVTLDGSGATAGANGITLGPGSGGSEIDGLTVTGFTRSNTSGGNGILVQSSGDTLSDVTVTSNGGYGIYLSDVSNTRVKGNTVGGSGSAGNGFGGVRIDGNSGGNATGNVIGGSTPADGNTILNNANNQIYMEGSTSASQANHNTIEHNTITNSPSSSANGVAIIGNLNVISNNAISGTAGPAIVIRTDSSGNTISHNSLTVTGFPQIKQEAGSSNDGQVPPILESVDAGGNVVADAPVATGHSFTTEFFASAACDQAAQFLEADTFNSGQQRTIALNLPSGLDKVTATATDDTTHDTSTLSNAVDPAQDCGAPPATHADLSTDISAPATVAAGNSVTYDASVSNAGPANSGFTLTVTLDSSETFVSAPAGCSNASGTVTCTGTQTAGAAAAHFSIVASTPSSQAAGATLSTSSSVAANAPVTDPIAGNDGPKTATTTVTNQADLSVTVANHVSTSPVIAGSPAQGSFSTQATVSNGGPSDSHGYKVTYSLGTSGGGQAPTDVAFASPGGSGCVYGATHQIVVCTEQTSLTPASGSNTSEVAPQQTVVASSAALGDYTVTAAVLPISPVTDPDTSGASQDSDVATTNVTAQADLSVTGVSSTPTNAPVVAGGPVAASGSFSVQATVSNGGPSDSHGYKVTYALATTGGSGQTLTDVGFVSLPTGCSLTAAGVDDSVDCSRSTSLSGSSHGSEAAQSLTVQAASSALGGYTVTATVSPSAAVTQPPGNDPNQDRASATQNVTAQADLKVTGVVSTPSSAPVVAGGHAPGSGSFTTQATVANAGPSDSHGYKVTYALGTTGASGQTLADVGFVSLPTGCSFTTAGLDDSVDCTKSTSLSGSAHQSETAQTLEVDAASSALGDYTVTATVSPSAPVTQPSGNDPNQDHASAATAVVARANLSVTKSGSSFNNNYLVSGTESANLVYANLDATKNVVTYTITITALGGPSDARNVTITDDVNAGITPSPNVTSAFSARICGLNIPTEGTTGCAPLTTAGVNVGTMKPTDSRTYTITSTASDSLRSGGYLVGGTTPNLIGNVVTLTSTTPDVHTLSPINKQAASGRRAFIATRPDAPTNVAAFAGNGNAGVTWSSSLHDGGQPLTYHITATSGSTVITRDLDPNTVGSNGFNLGPNNTFQYLLAPLTNGLTYTITVRADNTVGSSGLSNTATTLPSVNNSAFVFTNGGTQQTAPVPSTTDPQVESQTFNTGTSGLGTIQECATTGSNSCNLTNGAIANATLAGAANKKNTTIIPTTFCGGAQCIGAVVITKLSNPANGRYTVILQYAKQIISGTGTSFKVYFENPATQTSPTVIPDCPNKGTPTVPACVVKIVSQPASNPALKVQLSVAPGVFDPVIGTRK